A window of the Dictyostelium discoideum AX4 chromosome 4 chromosome, whole genome shotgun sequence genome harbors these coding sequences:
- a CDS encoding hypothetical protein (Similar to Oryza sativa (Rice). hydroxyproline-rich glycoprotein), translating to MIKNTAPNKFVGNNKIVDPNYETLKNEFFKLSQNILTIYNSLNNNNKTMKDIYLNSNSFLNNLSNYYHNSNNNNNNNNGYGTTTEQHPLGDYSNQILINVNKTFEEWEFNQSSHFQSLNDYCNQIEQIKSKIERLDKQMNTESQEYQTLKNQIFKDVQQLFDSRVNQFDIPLINIQFSFNSCLQSLNSNHNDSSFLLQQPINFNNPVQSLQPLNNNSGVTPLRHAPPVNNHLQQIPRPTTSYTPPKQYVPSPQQKHHQYTPPQPYTPPQQQQQQHQYTPPQPYNPQPQQYQEQMYEKSQEQPPEQPPNSGPRKGKSQLKQIERPTQIELPDKSVIEPNLKRKPGDFLRDPNAPRFVPASSQQQQQQQQQQQQHSNKPSMEHHSMSLSESYKQKVVLSNDINEHGSQGSDNHSNTTSKPPVRKLDNTIRTPPSRPTPLPK from the exons atgataaaaaatacaGCTCCCAACAAATTTGTAggcaataataaaatagttGACCCAAATTatgaaacattaaaaaatgaatttttcaaattatctcaaaatatattaacaatttataattcattaaataataataataaaactatgaaag atatttacttaaattcaaatagttttttaaataatttatcaaattattatcataatagtaataataataataataataataatgggtATGGGACGACTACTGAACAACATCCATTAGGTGATTATagtaatcaaattttaataaatgttaATAAAACATTCGAAGAATGGGAATTTAATCAATCTAGTCATTTTCAATCATTGAATGATTATTGTAATCAAATTgaacaaatcaaatcaaagatTGAAAGATTAGATAAACAAATGAACACAGAATCACAAGAATatcaaactttaaaaaatcaaatatttaaagatgTTCAACAACTTTTCGATTCCAGAGTTAATCAATTTGATAtaccattaattaatatacaATTCTCATTCAATAGTTGTTTacaatctttaaattcaaatcatAATGATTCTTCATTCTTACTTCAAcaaccaattaattttaataatcccGTACAATCATTACaaccattaaataataatagtggtgttACACCATTAAGACATGCACCACCTGTAAATAATCATCTACAACAAATACCAAGACCAACCACTTCATATACACCACCAAAACAATATGTACCATCACCTCAACAAAAACATCATCAATATACACCACCTCAACCATATACAccacctcaacaacaacaacaacaacaccaatatACACCACCTCAACCATATAatccacaaccacaacaatatCAAGAACAAATGTATGAAAAATCACAAGAACAACCACCAGAACAACCACCAAATTCAGGACCAAGAAAAGGAAAATCACAATTGAAACAAATTGAAAGACCCACTCAAATAGAGCTACCTGATAAATCAGTGATTGAACCAAATCTAAAGAGAAAGCCAGGTGACTTTTTAAGAGATCCTAATGCTCCACGTTTTGTTCCTGCTTCATctcaacagcagcaacaacaacaacaacaacaacaacaacatagTAATAAACCTTCAATGGAACATCATTCAATGTCATTAAGTGAATCTTATAAACAAAAGGTTGTACTTTCAAATGATATAAATGAGCATGGATCACAAGGAAGTGATAATCATTCCAACACCACTTCTAAACCACCTGTGAGAAAATTAGATAATACAATAAGAACACCACCATCAAGACCTACTCCTttaccaaaataa
- a CDS encoding hypothetical protein (Q92QZ1 Dimethyladenosine transferase (EC 2.1.1.-) (S-adenosylmethionine-6-N', N'-adenosyl(rRNA) dimethyltransferase) (16S rRNA dimethylase) (High level kasugamycin resistance protein ksgA) (Kasugamycin dimethyltransferase)) produces the protein MTIKNLTTSLPPMPKIQEIIRIFGLSAKQQLSQNFLIDKNITDKICKKSGGFDDCTVIEVGAGPGGLTRSLLTSGAKKVIAVEMDPRFYPALKMLEESSGGRMSLIMANMMDVDEAKLLRDAGAETTNWKDKSKVKIIGNLPFNVGTHLMLKWIRQIAPRQGLYEFGRVPMYLMFQKELSDRICAQVGSEEYSRLSVMVQQMCQPSIVYSIPGTAFVPPPKVDASVVAIEPRISPLGDEPVKDHHYFEFVCRELFSQRRKKLSNTIKTLGKDAESLLGDDIDPKIRTQNLQIEQFVKITNRYIEFPNKIAIDHLEFENDGKTKRKEEKLKERVNKINTRIEKEKKKQELILEEKKLKKEQREKEKQELKENFEKQEIEIQNLTKFDLEDKIDNEKEEEEEEINNSLLDSYKYQLKEALEKKEKIDLLKQKKLENKDIIDQDQLKNQYHQQNNNNKSYNIDDIDLDDDDDGENIDYDQFLNEHFKK, from the coding sequence atgacaattaaaaatttaacaacATCATTACCACCAATGCCAAAAATTcaagaaattattagaatttttGGATTAAGTgcaaaacaacaattatcacaaaactttttaattgataaaaatataacGGATAAAATTTGTAAGAAATCAGGTGGATTTGATGATTGTACAGTTATAGAAGTTGGTGCAGGACCAGGTGGATTAACAAGAAGTTTATTAACAAGTGGAGCGAAAAAAGTAATAGCAGTAGAGATGGATCCAAGATTTTATCCAGCATTGAAAATGTTAGAAGAATCAAGTGGAGGTAGAATGTCATTAATTATGGCCAACATGATGGATGTTGATGAAGCTAAACTATTAAGAGATGCAGGTGCAGAAACCACAAATTGGAAAGACAAATCCAAAGTGAAAATCATTGGTAATCTTCCATTCAACGTTGGTACACATTTAATGTTGAAATGGATTCGTCAAATTGCTCCACGTCAAGGACTATATGAATTTGGTAGAGTACCAATGTATTTAATGTTTCAAAAGGAGTTATCTGATAGAATCTGTGCACAAGTAGGCTCAGAAGAATATTCACGTCTATCAGTTATGGTACAACAAATGTGTCAACCCTCTATAGTATATTCAATACCAGGTACCGCATTTGTACCACCACCAAAAGTTGATGCATCAGTGGTTGCAATTGAACCAAGAATTTCACCATTGGGTGATGAACCAGTTAAAGATCATCATTATTTCGAATTTGTATGTAGAGAATTATTCTCTCAAAGACGTAAAAAACTatcaaatacaattaaaacacTTGGTAAAGATGCTGAATCATTATTGGGTGATGATATCGATCCAAAAATTAGAACtcaaaatttacaaattgaaCAATTTGTTAAAATCACTAATCGTTATATAGAATTTCCAAATAAAATTGCAATTGATCATttagaatttgaaaatgatggtaaaactaaaagaaaagaagaaaaactTAAAGAAAgagtaaataaaattaatacaagaattgaaaaagaaaagaaaaaacaagaattaattcttgaagaaaaaaaactaaaaaaagaacaaagagaaaaagaaaaacaagaattaaaagaaaattttgaaaaacaagaaattgaaattcaaaatttaactAAATTTGATCTTGaagataaaattgataatgaaaaggaagaagaagaagaagaaattaataatagtctATTAGATTCTtataaatatcaattaaaagaagcattagaaaagaaagaaaaaattgatttattaaaacaaaagaaattagaaaataaagatattattgatcaagatcaattaaaaaatcaatatcatcaacaaaataataataataaatcttataatattgatgatattgatcttgatgatgatgatgatggtgaaaaTATAGATTatgatcaatttttaaatgaacattttaaaaaataa